TTGATCTCGGTCTTGTTGGCGTCCGGGTGCACCAGGAAGGTGTACTTGTTGGCGTCGAGGAGGCTGTAGCTCTTCTCCGACACCACGGGCGCGATCAGGACGTCGCGGTGGTCCTTGTGCAGGGTGCTCATCAGTTGGTCTCCTCCTCGGCGTTGCCACCGACGAGGCGGTCGAACGCGGCCTTGCTGAACACCACGTCGTCGCTCACGAGGACGTCGCGGGTGTTGAGCTGGTCGACCGCCACGATGTGGACCTCGGGCGCGTTGCGCAGCGAGAGCCAGGTGAGGCTGTCGGCGCGCTCGAGCACGACGAGGAACTTGCGGCGGGTGGTCAGCTCGAAGAGCGAGGCGAGCGCGGCCTTGGTCGACGGCTTGTCGCCCGAGACGAGGCCCTCGACGACGTGGATCCGCTCGTTGCGGGCCCGGTCGGAGAGGGCGCTGCGCAGGGCGGCGGCCTTCATCTTCTTGGGGGTGCGCTGGCTGTAGTCACGCGGCTGCGGGCCGTGGACGATGCCACCGCCGGCGAACTGCGGCGCGCGGGTCGAGCCCTGGCGGGCGCGGCCGGTGCCCTTCTGCTTGT
The genomic region above belongs to Nocardioides sp. QY071 and contains:
- the rplD gene encoding 50S ribosomal protein L4 — translated: MAKTVSVDFPAEIFGVEVNIPLIHQVVVAQQAAARQGTHATKRRGEVRGGGKKPYKQKGTGRARQGSTRAPQFAGGGIVHGPQPRDYSQRTPKKMKAAALRSALSDRARNERIHVVEGLVSGDKPSTKAALASLFELTTRRKFLVVLERADSLTWLSLRNAPEVHIVAVDQLNTRDVLVSDDVVFSKAAFDRLVGGNAEEETN